In one Bartonella grahamii subsp. shimonis genomic region, the following are encoded:
- a CDS encoding alpha/beta hydrolase yields MPEIIFNGPAGRLEGRYQPSQQKNAPIAIILHPHPQFGGTMNHKIVYDLFYMFQQRGFTTLRFNFRGIGRSQGEFDYGIGELSDAAAALDWVQTQYPDSKNCWVAGYSFGAWIGMQLLMRRPEIEGFISVAPQPNVYDFSFLAPCPSSGLIIHGAIDKVAPPKDVQILVDKLKTQKGIIITQEILEGANHFFSGCHEKLIERCAHYLDNHITNELLAPPSERLSLT; encoded by the coding sequence ATGCCAGAAATTATTTTTAACGGTCCTGCGGGTCGGCTCGAAGGGCGTTATCAACCTTCACAACAAAAAAATGCACCCATTGCGATCATTTTACATCCTCATCCCCAATTTGGTGGAACTATGAATCATAAAATTGTCTATGACCTTTTTTATATGTTCCAACAACGTGGTTTTACAACTTTACGTTTTAACTTTCGTGGTATTGGTCGTAGTCAGGGTGAATTTGATTATGGAATAGGAGAACTTTCAGATGCTGCTGCTGCTCTTGATTGGGTGCAAACACAATATCCAGACTCTAAAAATTGTTGGGTAGCAGGATATTCATTTGGAGCATGGATTGGTATGCAGCTTTTAATGCGCCGACCGGAAATTGAGGGATTTATTTCAGTTGCTCCTCAGCCCAATGTTTATGACTTTTCATTTCTTGCACCTTGTCCCTCCTCTGGACTTATCATTCATGGCGCTATCGATAAAGTTGCCCCCCCAAAAGATGTTCAAATACTTGTCGATAAATTGAAAACACAAAAAGGAATCATCATCACACAAGAAATATTGGAAGGGGCTAATCACTTTTTTAGTGGATGTCATGAGAAACTTATTGAACGATGTGCCCACTATTTGGATAATCATATCACCAATGAACTTCTCGCTCCTCCTTCTGAAAGACTTTCACTAACTTAG
- a CDS encoding cysteine desulfurase family protein, producing the protein MVIKRRYFDHNATTPLKKVAQIALLESLEIFGNPSSVHKEGRAAKTLLQKARRQIAENLKTDPDHVVFTSGASEAAMTLLTPFYNMGNAKVQFSHLYLGATEHPSVAEGGRFSKELISVIAVDQDGLIQQDKLIALLTVHDKTKGLPLVAIQAANSETGVIQPLTEIAAIVRDLGGTLIVDLTQYVDKNFVDINQLGGDFFILSAHKVGGPKGIGAFVSCGNLLMPHPLIIGGGQEKGLRGGTEALPLIAAFGAAMADCFTQEEIRQLIYLRNKLEDGLHKISKNVKIFGKKVQRLPNTTYFTVKNIKAETMQIAFDLEGFSVSSGSACSSGKVKQSKVLEAMGYHIPNGAIRISLGRDTTSEDIDDFLLFFSQIISRKKG; encoded by the coding sequence ATGGTTATAAAACGCCGATATTTTGATCATAATGCAACAACACCGCTCAAAAAAGTGGCACAGATAGCGTTATTGGAATCTTTAGAGATATTTGGTAATCCATCATCGGTTCATAAGGAAGGGCGTGCAGCTAAAACTTTGTTGCAAAAGGCACGTCGACAAATCGCTGAAAATCTTAAAACAGATCCAGATCACGTGGTGTTTACCTCTGGTGCGAGTGAAGCAGCAATGACTTTGTTAACACCCTTTTACAATATGGGGAATGCAAAAGTTCAATTTTCTCATCTTTACCTTGGAGCGACTGAACATCCCTCTGTTGCAGAGGGAGGGCGTTTTTCTAAAGAATTGATAAGCGTCATTGCTGTTGATCAAGATGGGCTCATTCAACAAGATAAATTAATAGCACTCTTAACGGTTCACGATAAAACAAAAGGTTTACCTCTTGTTGCTATTCAAGCTGCAAATAGTGAAACGGGTGTTATTCAACCGTTAACAGAAATCGCCGCTATTGTTCGGGATTTAGGAGGTACTCTTATTGTTGATTTGACACAATATGTAGATAAAAATTTCGTGGATATTAATCAGCTAGGAGGAGACTTTTTTATACTGTCTGCACATAAAGTTGGTGGTCCTAAAGGAATCGGTGCTTTTGTTTCATGTGGTAATCTTCTCATGCCACACCCTCTTATTATTGGAGGAGGACAAGAAAAAGGTCTCCGTGGAGGAACAGAAGCATTACCCCTTATTGCTGCTTTTGGGGCAGCAATGGCTGATTGTTTCACACAGGAGGAAATAAGACAATTAATATATTTACGCAATAAATTAGAAGATGGATTACACAAAATAAGTAAAAATGTTAAAATTTTTGGCAAAAAAGTTCAACGTTTGCCAAATACAACTTACTTTACCGTAAAAAATATAAAAGCTGAAACGATGCAAATTGCTTTTGATTTAGAAGGGTTTTCTGTATCATCCGGCTCTGCTTGTTCTTCGGGAAAAGTAAAACAAAGCAAAGTGTTGGAGGCAATGGGGTATCATATTCCAAATGGTGCCATTCGCATTTCGCTAGGACGTGACACAACTTCTGAAGATATTGATGATTTTCTGTTGTTTTTTTCTCAAATTATAAGCAGGAAAAAAGGGTAA
- the sufB gene encoding Fe-S cluster assembly protein SufB — MPAVQETIRQVREIDVDQYKYGFETNIETDKAPKGLNEDIIKFISAKKHEPEWMFTWRLKAYRRWLTMQEPHWARLEYPKIDFQELYYYAAPKNHTGPKSLDEVDPELLETYEKLGIPLKEQEILAGVRKQSDPSTFDDSMSVSGQVAVDAVFDSVSVVTTFKKELARAGVIFCSISEAIIEHSELIKEYLGTVVPVSDNYYAALNAAVFTDGSFVYIPKGVRCPMELSTYFRINERNTGQFERTLIIAAEDSYVSYLEGCTAPQRDENQLHAAVVELIALENAEIKYSTVQNWYPGDKDGKGGIYNFVTKRGDCRGDNSKISWTQVETGSAITWKYPSCLLRGDNARGEFYSIAVANGHQQIDSGTKMIHLGKNTSSRIISKGISAGFSNNTYRGQVTAHRKAQNARNFTQCDSLLIGNDCGAHTVPYIEAKNATAQFEHEATTSKISDDQLFYVMQRGIPEEEAIALIVNGFVKEVIQKLPMEFAVEAQKLIGISLEGSVG; from the coding sequence ATGCCGGCAGTACAAGAAACAATACGCCAAGTACGTGAAATAGATGTTGACCAATATAAATATGGTTTTGAAACCAATATTGAAACAGATAAGGCTCCGAAAGGCTTAAATGAAGATATTATCAAATTTATTTCTGCTAAAAAACATGAGCCTGAATGGATGTTCACATGGCGCTTAAAAGCTTACCGGCGTTGGCTAACAATGCAAGAACCCCATTGGGCGCGTCTTGAATATCCTAAAATTGATTTTCAGGAGCTTTATTATTATGCTGCTCCCAAAAATCATACAGGACCAAAATCTTTGGATGAAGTGGATCCTGAGTTATTAGAAACGTACGAAAAACTTGGCATTCCCCTTAAAGAACAAGAGATTTTGGCAGGAGTAAGAAAACAGTCTGATCCCTCTACTTTTGATGACAGTATGTCTGTATCGGGGCAAGTGGCTGTTGATGCAGTCTTTGATTCTGTTTCTGTTGTAACAACATTCAAAAAAGAACTGGCACGTGCTGGTGTGATTTTTTGTTCTATTTCAGAAGCGATTATTGAACATTCTGAGCTTATTAAAGAATATTTAGGAACAGTTGTACCTGTAAGTGATAATTATTATGCGGCCTTAAATGCCGCTGTCTTTACAGATGGTTCATTTGTTTATATTCCCAAAGGGGTACGTTGTCCTATGGAGCTTTCAACTTATTTTAGGATTAATGAACGTAACACTGGCCAATTTGAACGAACATTGATTATCGCCGCTGAAGATTCCTATGTTTCTTATCTTGAAGGATGTACAGCTCCCCAACGTGATGAAAACCAACTTCATGCTGCTGTTGTTGAGCTTATTGCTCTTGAAAATGCAGAAATTAAATATTCTACAGTACAAAACTGGTATCCAGGCGATAAAGATGGAAAAGGGGGTATTTATAATTTTGTGACGAAGCGGGGAGATTGTCGAGGGGATAACTCTAAAATTTCATGGACACAAGTTGAGACCGGTTCTGCGATTACTTGGAAATATCCATCCTGCTTGCTCCGTGGTGATAATGCGCGTGGAGAATTTTATTCTATTGCCGTTGCAAATGGTCATCAACAAATTGATTCCGGTACAAAAATGATTCATTTGGGAAAAAATACATCCAGTCGTATTATTTCCAAAGGCATTTCAGCAGGTTTTTCAAATAACACTTATCGAGGACAAGTCACCGCTCATCGAAAAGCACAAAATGCGCGTAACTTTACGCAATGTGATAGTTTGTTAATCGGGAATGATTGTGGGGCCCATACAGTTCCTTATATTGAAGCAAAAAATGCAACAGCTCAGTTTGAACATGAAGCCACAACATCAAAAATTTCTGATGATCAACTTTTTTACGTTATGCAGAGAGGAATTCCCGAAGAAGAAGCTATCGCATTAATTGTAAATGGTTTTGTAAAAGAAGTCATTCAAAAACTTCCCATGGAATTTGCTGTCGAAGCGCAAAAGCTTATTGGTATTAGCCTTGAAGGTAGTGTTGGATAA
- the sufC gene encoding Fe-S cluster assembly ATPase SufC: MLEIKNLHARIAETDTEVIRGLNLTVQDGEVTAIMGQNGAGKSTLSYLLAGRDDYEITEGDILYNGQSLLEMDPAERAAYGIFLAFQYPMEIPGVATMEFLKVAMNSQRKARGDEELKIPEFIKYVKEVSAKLEIDMDMLKRPLNVGFSGGEKKRAEILQMALLEPKLCILDETDSGLDIDALKIVADGVNKLRDSKRSFLVITHYQRLLNYIIPDTVHVLYKGRIIKSGDKSLAIYLEQNGYSDLIREAV, encoded by the coding sequence ATGTTAGAGATAAAAAATTTGCACGCTCGTATTGCTGAGACCGATACAGAAGTTATTCGTGGTTTAAATTTGACGGTTCAAGATGGAGAAGTTACCGCTATCATGGGACAAAATGGAGCCGGAAAATCAACTTTGTCTTATTTGCTTGCTGGTCGTGATGATTATGAAATAACAGAAGGAGATATTCTCTATAATGGACAATCACTTTTAGAAATGGATCCAGCAGAACGTGCTGCATATGGTATTTTTCTTGCATTTCAATATCCAATGGAAATTCCAGGGGTAGCAACAATGGAATTTTTAAAAGTTGCAATGAATTCTCAACGCAAAGCGCGAGGTGATGAAGAGCTTAAAATTCCTGAATTTATAAAATATGTTAAAGAAGTTTCAGCCAAACTTGAAATAGATATGGATATGCTAAAGCGTCCGTTAAATGTAGGTTTTTCAGGTGGAGAAAAAAAACGCGCTGAAATTTTACAAATGGCCCTTCTTGAACCTAAACTTTGCATTTTAGATGAAACGGATTCTGGTTTAGATATTGATGCACTAAAAATTGTTGCAGATGGTGTTAATAAACTTCGGGATTCAAAACGTTCATTTTTGGTGATTACCCATTACCAACGGCTGCTTAATTATATTATTCCTGATACTGTACATGTTCTTTATAAAGGACGAATTATCAAAAGCGGAGATAAATCCTTAGCGATTTATTTAGAGCAAAATGGGTATTCTGATCTTATCAGGGAAGCGGTTTGA
- the sufD gene encoding Fe-S cluster assembly protein SufD produces the protein MNAQQNLLAVEENILSNFNQYVNDLPGNKAVQKIRKKAIEQFRTTRLPSRKIESWHYTNLRTLLKSISNFSKAQNNQLVDALLSESAVFSINNGKTSIQSKVGNITVKRLSDALEDNSVQINQNISDEDFIGQLNTAFVTDGWLFHIPENTKLNIPIELQNIQMGGQSHIFSDIKVDKNSQVMFIEHQIGNDKDTFVSSIFSLNVAADSDVTWILIRNRDFNSTQFSRFCAVLAQRAKLSLYIINIGSQLNRQEVDIELQGEESDFQLRVINLLSGQTHSDLTMAVRHIEEKSTSTEIIRNVVTDKAVGVFQGIIRVSQKAQKTDARMACNSLILSDDAEFNAKPELEIFADDVACGHGATVANINHDYLFYLMARGIPFKTARALLIKGFISELIDEIKQDNIQIVLENIISKWLEKNV, from the coding sequence ATGAATGCACAACAGAATTTGTTAGCAGTTGAAGAAAATATACTCAGTAATTTCAATCAGTATGTAAACGATTTACCTGGTAATAAAGCTGTACAGAAAATTCGCAAGAAGGCTATTGAACAGTTTCGAACGACACGGCTTCCTTCCCGTAAAATCGAAAGCTGGCATTATACCAATCTGCGTACCTTACTGAAGTCTATTAGCAATTTTTCAAAAGCTCAAAACAATCAATTGGTTGATGCATTGCTTTCAGAAAGTGCTGTTTTCTCCATAAACAATGGAAAAACATCGATACAGTCAAAGGTAGGCAATATTACAGTAAAACGCCTTTCAGACGCATTAGAAGACAATTCTGTACAGATAAATCAAAACATTTCTGATGAGGATTTTATTGGACAGTTAAATACAGCTTTTGTTACAGATGGTTGGCTTTTTCACATCCCTGAAAATACAAAGTTAAATATACCCATTGAATTACAAAATATACAAATGGGGGGACAATCTCATATTTTTTCGGATATAAAAGTTGATAAAAATAGTCAAGTTATGTTTATTGAACATCAGATTGGCAATGATAAAGATACTTTTGTCAGTTCAATATTTTCATTAAATGTTGCTGCTGATAGTGATGTTACGTGGATTCTCATTCGCAATCGTGACTTTAATTCTACACAATTTAGTCGATTTTGTGCTGTTCTTGCTCAAAGAGCGAAGTTATCACTTTATATCATTAATATAGGGAGCCAATTAAATCGCCAAGAAGTTGATATTGAATTACAGGGAGAAGAATCTGATTTTCAATTACGCGTTATAAATTTATTATCAGGACAAACACATAGTGATCTCACAATGGCTGTTCGTCACATAGAAGAAAAATCAACATCAACAGAAATTATACGCAATGTGGTTACAGATAAGGCTGTTGGTGTTTTCCAAGGAATAATACGTGTGTCTCAAAAAGCGCAAAAAACAGATGCACGCATGGCTTGTAATAGCCTTATTCTTTCAGATGATGCAGAATTTAATGCAAAGCCTGAACTGGAGATTTTTGCTGATGATGTTGCATGCGGTCATGGTGCAACAGTTGCTAATATTAATCATGATTATCTTTTTTATCTTATGGCGCGTGGTATCCCATTTAAAACGGCTCGTGCACTTTTGATTAAAGGATTTATCTCTGAGCTCATTGATGAGATCAAGCAAGATAATATTCAAATTGTTTTGGAGAATATTATTAGTAAATGGCTTGAAAAAAATGTTTAA